A single Caretta caretta isolate rCarCar2 chromosome 2, rCarCar1.hap1, whole genome shotgun sequence DNA region contains:
- the LOC125632093 gene encoding tubulin beta-2 chain, with product MREIVHIQAGQCGNQIGAKFWEVISDEHGIDPTGSYHGDSDLQLERINVYYNEASGNKYVPRAILVDLEPGTMDSVRSGPFGQIFRPDNFVFGQSGAGNNWAKGHYTEGAELVDSVLDVVRKESESCDCLQGFQLTHSLGGGTGSGMGTLLISKIREEYPDRIMNTFSVMPSPKVSDTVVEPYNATLSVHQLVENTDETYCIDNEALYDICFRTLKLTTPTYGDLNHLVSATMSGVTTCLRFPGQLNADLRKLAVNMVPFPRLHFFMPGFAPLTSRGSQQYRALTVPELTQQMFDSKNMMAACDPRHGRYLTVAAIFRGRMSMKEVDEQMLNVQNKNSSYFVEWIPNNVKTAVCDIPPRGLKMSATFIGNSTAIQELFKRISEQFTAMFRRKAFLHWYTGEGMDEMEFTEAESNMNDLVSEYQQYQDATADEQGEFEEEGEEDEA from the exons ATGCGTGAGATCGTGCACATCCAGGCTGGCCAGTGCGGGAACCAGATCGGAGCCAAG TTTTGGGAGGTCATCAGTGATGAGCATGGCATTGACCCCACTGGCAGCTACCATGGAGACAGTGACTTGCAGCTAGAAAGGATCAACGTTTACTACAATGAAGCCTCTG GTAATAAGTATGTACCCCGTGCAATCCTTGTTGACTTGGAGCCTGGCACAATGGACTCTGTCAGATCTGGACCATTTGGCCAGATCTTCAGACCTGACAACTTTGTCTTTG GTCAGAGTGGTGCTGGAAACAACTGGGCAAAAGGCCACTACACAGAGGGAGCTGAGCTAGTGGACTCTGTCCTGGATGTGGTAAGGAAGGAATCGGAAAGCTGTGACTGTCTACAGGGTTTCCAGCTGACCCATTCTCTAGGTGGTGGCACGGGGTCTGGGATGGGAACTCTCCTCATCAGCAAAATTAGGGAGGAGTACCCGGACCGTATCATGAACACCTTCAGTGTAATGCCATCTCCAAAGGTGTCAGACACAGTGGTTGAACCCTACAATGCCACCCTTTCTGTCCACCAGttggtggaaaatacagatgaaaCCTACTGTATTGACAATGAAGCCTTGTATGACATTTGCTTCCGCACGCTGAAACTCACAACCCCTACCTATGGGGACCTCAACCACCTGGTCTCTGCCACTATGAGCGGCGTGACGACCTGCCTCCGGTTTCCCGGACAGCTGAATGCTGATCTCCGCAAGCTGGCAGTCAATATGGTGCCTTTCCCCCGTCTGCACTTCTTCATGCCAGGGTTTGCCCCGCTAACTAGCCGTGGCAGCCAGCAGTATCGGGCTCTGACAGTGCCAGAGCTAACGCAGCAGATGTTTGATTCTAAAAACATGATGGCAGCCTGTGATCCCCGCCATGGCCGCTACCTGACTGTGGCAGCAATATTCCGTGGCCGAATGTCCATGAAGGAGGTGGATGAGCAGATGCTCAATGTCCAGAACAAAAACAGCAGCTACTTTGTTGAATGGATCCCCAATAACGTCAAGACGGCTGTCTGTGACATTCCCCCTCGCGGCCTCAAAATGTCTGCCACTTTCATTGGGAACAGCACAGCCATTCAGGAGCTGTTCAAGAGAATCTCTGAGCAGTTCACGGCCATGTTCCGGCGTAAGGCTTTCTTGCACTGGTACACTGGTGAGGG